DNA from Asticcacaulis excentricus:
CTTACCCCACGCGCCGAGACTTTCGATCGTGTATCCCCCGGCCAGCCAGATACCGCCAATGGCCGCCGCAGCAAAGCCGAAGCCGATCCCCAACCCCCTCAGATAGCGTTTCAGGCCGTCCCGGTTGAAGCCGAGCGCGGCGATCCCTCGCCGCTCGAACAGAAAGGTCCAGAGGAAGAAGATCAGGGCGATCGGCGCAAAAAACAGCAGCATCAGCGCGTCGGCGCGCCAGTCGATGCCGGTCTCTAAAGGCAGTTTCAGCCACGTCATCGCTATCACGACGGGGATCTGCCCCAGAATGATAAAAACGATGGTGAGCACAATCGCCGCCCACGTCCAGGTGCGGCGCGCCCTTGCTGGACGCGGTGCGTAAAGATCAATACCTGCCATGCGGAACCCCTGAGTAACGCCCCACAGTCTCATCAAATGAAACCCACGGCAAGCCTCAGCCTGTGCCCGCCAGAGGTTCGAGAACGCTCAGATGATCCGCCTCCTGCGCTGGTTTGTCCCAGCGGATGCGGCTGATACGTGGGAAGCGCAGAGCGAAGCCGGACTTGTGGCGCTTGGACCGGTTGACCGCATCGAAGGCCACTTCAAACACCAGTTCTTTCTTCACTTCGCGCACCGGCCCGAAGCTGTTGAGCGTGTTGTGGCGCACCCATTTGTCGAGGTCTTTCAACTCGGCGTCGGTAAAGCCAAAATAGGCCTTGCCGATGGGCAGGAGCTGATTGCCGGACCACAGACCGAAGGTGAAGTCCGAATAGAAGCTCGAGCGTTTGCCCGATCCGCGTTGCGCGTACATCAGTACCGCATCGACCCGCTTGGGGTTGATTTTCCACTTGTACCACGGTCCCGTCGGTCGCCCGGCGACGTAGGCGCTGTCGCGGCGTTTCAGCATCAGGCCTTCGATGACTGAGGCGTTATCGACGCTGGCGCGCAAGGCCTCCAGTTCGGCAAAATCGCCATAGGGCAGTTGCGGCGACAAACGGATGCCGTCGGGGTGGTGGCGCTCAAGGGTGGCCTGCAACAGGGCGCGACGCTGGTCATAGGGGCAGGCGCGCACGTCCTCGCCCTCCAGAAACAGCACGTCATAGGCCACAATCGCCGCTGGATAGTCGGCCATATATTTTGCCGAAGGGGCCTTGCGCCCCAGCCGCTGTTGCAGATCGTTGAACGTCCCCGTCTCTTCGCCGCGCTGCACCAGCAGTTCGCCATCCAGCACCGCATGAAAATTCAGATGCGCCAGAACGTCCGGAAACGACCCGGAAATATCGTCACCGGTGCGCGTAAACAGGGCGCGACCGATGCCCGAATGCACGACCTGCACGCGGATGCCGTCATACTTCCATTCGGCGGCATAGGTGTCGGGCGTGATCAGGGCGTGGTCCCTGACCTCCAGCGGGTGGGCCAGCATGACCGGGGTGAAGGTCAGGCGCTCGCTGACGACCGGTTCCGGCCCCCGCCCTTCCAGCCAGTCAAACAACGGTTGATAGGGCGGGTCTATGCCATGCCACAGGCT
Protein-coding regions in this window:
- a CDS encoding cisplatin damage response ATP-dependent DNA ligase, which produces MKAFSRLLESLYYEPSTLGKTRLLLDYLRTTPDPDRGYAVAIIAGDLSLPNFRRAMVLELIRARVDPTLLALSHDYVGELSETVAHLWPAPEAEQSDLPALHDLVEALRHTPKAQLPNYVAALLDRLTSPERWALLKIGAGALRIGVSARLLKQVLAKFGDQPVERIESLWHGIDPPYQPLFDWLEGRGPEPVVSERLTFTPVMLAHPLEVRDHALITPDTYAAEWKYDGIRVQVVHSGIGRALFTRTGDDISGSFPDVLAHLNFHAVLDGELLVQRGEETGTFNDLQQRLGRKAPSAKYMADYPAAIVAYDVLFLEGEDVRACPYDQRRALLQATLERHHPDGIRLSPQLPYGDFAELEALRASVDNASVIEGLMLKRRDSAYVAGRPTGPWYKWKINPKRVDAVLMYAQRGSGKRSSFYSDFTFGLWSGNQLLPIGKAYFGFTDAELKDLDKWVRHNTLNSFGPVREVKKELVFEVAFDAVNRSKRHKSGFALRFPRISRIRWDKPAQEADHLSVLEPLAGTG